The following coding sequences lie in one Spinacia oleracea cultivar Varoflay chromosome 1, BTI_SOV_V1, whole genome shotgun sequence genomic window:
- the LOC130466241 gene encoding uncharacterized protein, producing the protein MFIAIILNSFYADAKGNYGVASGPIQAIDVWSNNGVKYFVEFNDLCQPLRKGGQILVKFIDSLAKMEPYCPVGETDWKDVDGALKGKLIDEIKDRFVIPDGSVYVTQILKRANKSWKHYKYSLKKDYYKPEEKTEEQMVREAVPRHGISGKEWVKLVRYWYSDKGKVSTTFLIEV; encoded by the exons ATGTTCATTGCTATTATACTAAACTCTTTTTATGCAGATGCTAAGGGAAATTATGGAGTGGCGAGTGGTCCTATTCAGGCAATCGATGTCTGGAGTAACAACGGCGTCAAGTACTTTGTTGAATTCAATGACTTATGTCAACCGCTTAGGAAAGGTGGACAGATCCTGGTCAAATTCATTGATAGCCTTGCAAAGATGGAGCCTTACTGTCCAGTTGGAGAAACAGATTGGAAAGATGTCGATGGGGCTTTAAAAGGAAAATTGATAGACGAGATAAAA GATCGCTTTGTTATTCCTGATGGTTCGGTATACGTCACGCAAATTCTCAAGCGTGCCAATAAAAGCTGGAAGCACTATAAATACTCTCTCAAGAAAGATTACTACAAACCAGAGGAGAAAACAGAAGAACAGATGGTTAGAGAAGCAGTGCCGCGACATGGAATTAGCGGTAAAGAGTGGGTAAAGTTAGTTAGATATTGGTATTCAGATAAAGGGAAAGTAAGTACCACGTTTTTAATTGAAGTTTAA
- the LOC110776428 gene encoding uncharacterized protein, whose protein sequence is MSLLALWIKTHSGKDGTFLPNTLTEDFVDDAKAKVESLKTVDPSKSQQELENEAFEDTMHGGKIPERPVGYGLGVRKSDVYGVHGVLRKSGYGKIRHRTVVMENVKEEVSAINKKNETLEKKNGKLQEQVKENNWLLKTLIGQFSQLVGQVRTGTASTKALDCAQQVLGMAHQRVVQRDKVQKQNEGQDT, encoded by the exons ATGAGCTTATTAGCCCTTTGGATAAAGACTCATTCGGGCAAGGACGGGACCTTTCTTCCAAACACACTCACTGAAGATTTTGTT GATGATGCAAAGGCCAAGGTTGAATCGCTGAAGACTGTAGATCCttctaagtctcaacaagaaCTCGAAAATGAAGCCTTTGAGGACACTATGCATGGTGGAAAGATACCAGAACGTCCTGTAGGTTACGGACTTGGAGTTCGAAAGAGCGACGTTTATGGAGTGCATGGTGTGCTAAGGAAGAGTGGGTATGGAAAAATCCGTCATAGGACCGTGGTGATGGAAAATGTGAAAGAAGAAGTATCAGCTATCAACAAGAAAAATGAAACACTGGAGAAGAAAAATGGAAAGCTGCAAGAGCAAGTGAAAGAGAATAATTGGCTGCTTAAAACTCTTATTGGGCAATTTTCTCAACTTGTAGGTCAAGTTCGTACGGGAACTGCTTCAACAAAAGCTCTTGATTGTGCACAACAAGTCTTGGGAATGGCACATCAAAGG GTCGTCCAACGTGATAAGGTGCAAAAGCAAAATGAAGGCCAAGACACTTGA